From the Pontibacillus halophilus JSM 076056 = DSM 19796 genome, one window contains:
- a CDS encoding LacI family DNA-binding transcriptional regulator: protein MVTIKDVAREAGVSVATVSRVLNNNGYVGVDTRKKVMEAMAVLEYSPNEVARSLYKRESKLIGLLLPDITNPFFPQLARGVEDELSKSGYRLLLGNSDENMDKELEYIQTFVQNHVVGLLTATNHVEDTLYDSLKLPIVMLDRAYGHYPSVYSDGREGGGLAAKTLIDKGAKRITLVKGPAHIRPAQDRFKGAMDVLSEADVDFAVLATTSYSFEEAKGFAEELFIKYPNTDGVIASNDIVGIAVIHQALKLGKVIPDDVQIIGYDDIPQCSLSYPTLSTIRQPAYEMGRQAARLLLSIIKGESECERTMQMPVEFIERNTTRKE, encoded by the coding sequence ATGGTAACCATTAAAGATGTAGCCCGTGAGGCAGGTGTATCCGTTGCAACGGTATCCCGTGTGTTAAACAATAACGGTTACGTTGGGGTAGATACGAGAAAGAAAGTAATGGAAGCAATGGCTGTTCTCGAGTACAGCCCGAATGAAGTAGCCCGCTCCTTGTATAAACGGGAGTCAAAGCTCATCGGCCTCTTGCTCCCTGACATCACAAACCCTTTCTTCCCACAGTTGGCGAGAGGGGTAGAAGATGAGCTGAGTAAGTCTGGGTATCGGTTGTTACTAGGGAATAGCGATGAAAATATGGATAAAGAGCTCGAATATATCCAGACATTTGTACAGAATCATGTTGTTGGATTATTGACGGCAACAAACCACGTGGAAGATACTTTATATGATTCATTGAAACTTCCTATTGTGATGCTTGACCGTGCGTATGGTCACTATCCATCTGTCTATTCAGATGGAAGAGAAGGTGGAGGTCTAGCTGCCAAGACGCTTATTGACAAAGGAGCAAAGCGGATAACGCTTGTGAAAGGGCCTGCTCACATCAGACCAGCTCAAGATCGATTCAAGGGAGCGATGGATGTTCTTAGTGAGGCAGATGTGGACTTTGCCGTACTGGCTACAACCTCTTATTCATTCGAGGAAGCTAAAGGCTTTGCAGAAGAGTTGTTTATTAAGTATCCGAATACGGATGGAGTAATTGCGAGCAACGATATTGTAGGGATTGCCGTCATCCATCAGGCTTTGAAGCTTGGGAAAGTCATCCCAGACGATGTCCAAATTATCGGGTATGATGATATCCCGCAATGCAGCTTGTCCTACCCAACCCTGTCCACCATTCGACAGCCCGCTTATGAGATGGGGCGTCAAGCGGCTCGTCTCCTTCTGTCTATTATTAAGGGTGAGTCGGAGTGTGAGCGAACGATGCAAATGCCAGTTGAATTTATAGAAAGAAATACGACAAGAAAGGAATGA
- the rbsK gene encoding ribokinase: MRKPKIAVVGSSSMDLLVTSERRPLAGETVLGDSFQTVPGGKGANQAVAAAKLGAEVYMIGCVGDDPYGDEILANFNAHGVHTDYVEPVTHAKSGTAHIILAEGDNSIVVVKGANDAVTPAYVNGARDILRESDLVLIQQELPEETVIETARLCGELNVPLLLNPAPAREIPDTLLEQVTYITPNEHEAALMFPGQDLSDVLRRYSTKLFITEGAEGVRYFNGEQEVQVPSFLVDVVDTTGAGDTFNAAFGTAMAEGQTFVESLRFANRAASLSVQGLGAQGGMPTREEVEKGLME, from the coding sequence ATGAGAAAACCAAAGATTGCTGTCGTTGGAAGTTCTTCCATGGACTTACTTGTAACATCAGAACGCCGTCCGTTAGCAGGGGAAACCGTTCTAGGAGATTCATTTCAAACAGTCCCAGGTGGGAAGGGAGCGAACCAGGCAGTAGCAGCTGCCAAATTAGGTGCTGAAGTATATATGATTGGATGTGTTGGTGATGACCCATACGGAGATGAGATTCTAGCGAATTTCAATGCCCACGGCGTTCATACCGACTATGTGGAACCGGTTACACATGCTAAGAGTGGAACTGCTCATATCATACTAGCAGAGGGAGATAATAGCATTGTCGTTGTCAAAGGAGCGAATGATGCTGTCACACCTGCTTATGTGAATGGAGCAAGAGACATTCTTCGTGAGAGTGATCTCGTTCTTATTCAGCAAGAATTGCCAGAAGAAACGGTAATCGAGACAGCACGACTATGCGGGGAGCTGAACGTGCCATTATTACTAAATCCTGCTCCTGCTCGTGAAATTCCTGATACGCTTCTTGAACAAGTAACGTACATTACGCCGAACGAGCACGAAGCCGCTCTCATGTTTCCTGGCCAAGATCTTTCAGACGTCCTTCGACGCTATTCAACTAAACTGTTCATTACTGAAGGGGCAGAAGGGGTTCGGTATTTCAATGGAGAGCAAGAAGTCCAGGTACCATCCTTCCTTGTAGATGTTGTGGATACAACGGGGGCGGGTGATACGTTTAACGCTGCATTTGGAACTGCGATGGCAGAAGGACAAACGTTTGTTGAGAGTCTTCGCTTCGCCAATCGAGCAGCCTCGCTCTCTGTTCAAGGATTAGGAGCGCAAGGTGGCATGCCGACGAGAGAAGAAGTCGAAAAGGGGCTGATGGAATGA
- the rbsD gene encoding D-ribose pyranase yields the protein MKRHGLLNSHITKVLADLGHTDTIVVADAGLPIPPGVEKIDVSLSEGVPSFLDVISILQEEMVVERATVAEEMERNVPVHTGFHERCKTVDYVSHETLKESLTKAKAVIRTGEVTPYANCILHAGVTF from the coding sequence ATGAAGCGACATGGTCTACTAAATAGTCATATTACGAAAGTACTTGCAGACCTTGGACATACAGATACGATTGTCGTGGCGGATGCTGGCTTACCAATTCCGCCTGGCGTTGAGAAGATAGACGTATCTTTATCTGAAGGTGTTCCATCCTTTCTAGACGTCATCTCCATCTTGCAAGAAGAAATGGTTGTTGAACGAGCAACTGTAGCTGAAGAGATGGAGAGAAATGTACCCGTCCACACAGGATTTCATGAACGATGTAAGACGGTTGATTACGTATCACACGAAACGTTGAAGGAAAGTCTCACTAAAGCAAAGGCAGTTATTCGTACCGGAGAAGTTACACCTTATGCCAATTGTATCTTACATGCAGGAGTGACGTTCTAA
- a CDS encoding sugar ABC transporter ATP-binding protein, with product MDIVMENIHKAFGKNRVLEGVDIHIHEGEVHALMGENGAGKSTLMNILTGLHKKDEGRVTIDGKETTFENPKEAEKFGIAFIHQELNIWPHLTVLENLFINKEPISSFGLIQTRKMKAVASEQFERLGLSIPLNKEACECSVGEQQMIEIAKALMTDAKVIIMDEPTAALTDREIQKLFGVIQSLQKSGVSIVYISHRMEEIFSICDTITVMRDGRTVDTTPIPRTSFDEVVRKMVGRELTDRFPSREANVGEAVLRVEGLSRKGSFHNINFEARSGEIVGVAGLMGAGRTEIMRTIFGLDGKYEGHIYMNGKKETIKSPRQAVQLGLGLITEDRKEEGLILDFSIRDNIALPSLTSFTKNAFIQEKEESDFVDLLIKRLTIKTESAQTEAQHLSGGNQQKVVIAKWIGIGPRVLILDEPTRGVDVGAKREIYQLMNELTDRGVAIIMVSSELPEVLGMSDRILVIHEGNLAGELSKEEADQEKIMTLATGGNGHG from the coding sequence ATGGATATTGTAATGGAGAACATTCATAAAGCATTTGGTAAGAACCGTGTGCTCGAAGGAGTGGACATCCATATTCACGAGGGAGAGGTTCACGCACTCATGGGGGAGAATGGGGCCGGGAAGTCTACGTTAATGAATATTCTTACCGGTCTCCATAAGAAGGATGAAGGTCGAGTAACCATTGATGGGAAAGAGACGACATTCGAGAACCCGAAAGAAGCGGAGAAATTCGGCATTGCGTTTATACATCAAGAATTAAACATTTGGCCTCATCTAACCGTTCTAGAAAACTTGTTTATTAACAAAGAGCCGATCAGCTCGTTCGGCCTCATTCAAACGAGAAAAATGAAAGCGGTTGCGAGTGAGCAATTCGAAAGACTTGGCCTTTCGATTCCATTGAATAAAGAAGCCTGTGAGTGCTCAGTTGGGGAGCAACAAATGATTGAAATTGCAAAGGCATTAATGACCGATGCCAAAGTGATTATCATGGATGAGCCGACCGCTGCACTAACAGACCGGGAAATTCAAAAGTTGTTCGGTGTGATTCAATCGCTTCAGAAATCCGGCGTGTCGATTGTTTATATATCCCACCGTATGGAGGAGATTTTCAGCATATGCGACACGATTACCGTTATGAGGGATGGGAGAACCGTCGATACGACACCAATCCCACGTACTAGCTTTGACGAAGTGGTTCGAAAAATGGTTGGCCGCGAACTGACAGACCGATTCCCGAGTCGGGAAGCTAACGTTGGCGAAGCGGTCCTTCGGGTTGAAGGATTAAGCCGAAAGGGAAGCTTCCACAACATAAACTTTGAGGCGCGGTCTGGTGAAATTGTTGGGGTAGCCGGACTAATGGGAGCAGGACGAACGGAAATTATGAGAACCATCTTTGGGCTTGATGGGAAGTATGAAGGTCACATTTACATGAATGGAAAGAAAGAAACGATTAAGAGTCCTCGTCAGGCGGTTCAGCTTGGACTTGGTCTGATTACGGAAGACCGTAAAGAAGAAGGACTTATACTTGACTTTTCAATTAGAGACAACATTGCGTTGCCTAGTCTAACTAGCTTCACGAAGAATGCGTTCATTCAAGAGAAAGAGGAATCAGACTTTGTTGATTTATTGATTAAGCGATTAACGATTAAGACAGAGTCCGCTCAAACAGAGGCACAACACCTGTCAGGTGGGAACCAACAAAAGGTGGTCATCGCGAAATGGATTGGGATTGGACCGAGAGTGCTCATTCTAGACGAGCCAACTCGAGGAGTCGACGTTGGGGCGAAGCGTGAAATCTATCAACTTATGAATGAGCTGACGGACCGTGGAGTAGCCATTATTATGGTGTCTTCCGAGCTCCCAGAAGTGTTAGGGATGAGTGACCGTATTCTTGTCATACATGAAGGAAATCTAGCAGGGGAGCTCTCGAAAGAAGAAGCAGATCAAGAGAAGATCATGACATTAGCTACTGGGGGGAATGGACATGGATAG
- the rbsC gene encoding ribose ABC transporter permease RbsC, with product MDSVVKQSKQTGNLMQKLGPFVGLLVLMTVVSIFNTSFLEPLNILNLLRQVAINALIAYGMTFVILTGGIDLSVGSILALSSALMAGMMVSGIDPILAILIGCLLGALMGTVNGLLITKGKMAPFIATLATMTMFRGLTLVYTDGNPITGLGDSYAFQLFGRGYFLGIPVPAITMLIAFGVLWVILHKTPFGRKTYAIGGNEKAALISGINVSRIKVMVYSLAGLLSALAGAILTSRLNSAQPTAGTSYELDAIAAVVLGGTSLSGGRGLIVGTLIGALIIGTLNNGLNLLGVSSFFQMVVKGVVIIIAVLIDRKKAA from the coding sequence ATGGATAGCGTAGTAAAACAATCGAAGCAAACAGGGAACTTGATGCAGAAATTGGGTCCCTTTGTAGGCTTACTCGTACTTATGACAGTCGTTTCAATCTTTAATACAAGCTTTCTTGAACCATTGAATATCTTAAACTTGTTGCGACAAGTGGCGATAAACGCCTTGATTGCCTACGGAATGACGTTCGTTATTCTGACTGGAGGCATTGATTTATCTGTAGGCTCGATACTTGCACTGTCTAGTGCGTTGATGGCCGGCATGATGGTGTCAGGGATCGATCCGATTCTAGCCATCTTAATTGGTTGTCTATTAGGGGCATTAATGGGGACTGTGAACGGTCTGTTGATTACTAAAGGGAAGATGGCACCGTTCATTGCGACCCTTGCTACAATGACGATGTTTCGGGGTTTGACACTCGTCTATACAGATGGGAATCCAATCACTGGGCTCGGTGATAGCTATGCATTTCAGCTGTTTGGAAGAGGGTATTTCCTAGGGATTCCAGTGCCGGCTATTACGATGCTCATTGCTTTCGGTGTTCTATGGGTAATCCTTCACAAAACGCCGTTTGGCCGTAAGACTTATGCGATTGGTGGCAATGAAAAGGCAGCACTTATATCAGGTATTAACGTTTCTCGCATTAAAGTGATGGTCTACTCACTAGCAGGTTTATTATCTGCGTTAGCGGGTGCCATCTTAACTTCACGGCTGAACTCCGCCCAGCCTACAGCAGGTACTTCTTATGAATTGGATGCCATTGCAGCTGTCGTTCTTGGTGGAACGAGTCTTTCTGGTGGGCGTGGCTTGATTGTGGGAACGCTTATTGGGGCACTTATTATTGGCACGTTAAATAATGGCTTGAACTTACTTGGAGTCTCGTCCTTCTTCCAGATGGTCGTGAAGGGTGTCGTCATTATTATCGCTGTATTAATAGACCGAAAGAAAGCAGCTTAG
- the rbsB gene encoding ribose ABC transporter substrate-binding protein RbsB → MRKLLVSCMSLFLVFLGACSLQPPEWAKPSSGEAGEDVKIGLSVSTLNNPFFVSMKDGVEQEAAEQDMEVVVVDAQNDAAKQINDVEDLIQQGVDVLLINPTDSSAISTAVQSANSLGIPVVTLDRSSEKGEVATLVSSDNEKGGEMAGSFIVEQLGEGAKVAELEGVPGASATRERGAGFHNIADEQLDVVAKQTANFDRTEGLNTMENMLQGNPDIEAVFAHNDEMALGAYQAIQSVGRDILVVGFDGNEDALSSIEEGNLSATVAQQPEEIGRLAVQAGQDVLEGNEVEETIPVPLKLVSEE, encoded by the coding sequence ATGAGAAAGCTACTAGTAAGTTGTATGAGTCTGTTCCTAGTATTCTTAGGGGCTTGTTCGCTACAACCACCAGAATGGGCCAAGCCAAGCTCAGGAGAAGCGGGGGAAGATGTGAAGATTGGCTTGTCCGTATCTACATTAAATAATCCATTCTTCGTCTCTATGAAAGATGGTGTTGAACAAGAAGCAGCTGAACAGGACATGGAAGTTGTTGTCGTAGACGCCCAAAATGATGCAGCTAAACAAATTAATGATGTGGAAGACTTAATTCAACAAGGAGTCGACGTGTTGCTTATCAATCCTACTGACTCCTCTGCGATATCGACAGCCGTACAGTCTGCGAATAGCCTAGGGATTCCAGTCGTAACCCTCGACCGGTCTTCTGAGAAAGGAGAGGTCGCGACACTTGTAAGTTCAGATAACGAAAAAGGTGGAGAAATGGCGGGATCCTTTATTGTGGAACAGCTTGGTGAAGGTGCAAAAGTAGCCGAGTTGGAAGGGGTTCCGGGTGCATCTGCTACACGTGAGCGTGGTGCAGGGTTCCATAACATTGCAGATGAACAATTGGATGTGGTTGCTAAACAAACTGCCAATTTCGACCGGACAGAAGGTTTAAATACTATGGAGAATATGCTGCAGGGGAATCCGGACATTGAAGCCGTGTTCGCCCATAACGATGAAATGGCGCTCGGTGCTTATCAAGCCATTCAGAGTGTCGGGCGTGACATCCTTGTAGTTGGGTTTGACGGAAATGAGGATGCACTATCTAGTATTGAAGAAGGCAATCTTTCTGCGACCGTTGCCCAACAGCCAGAGGAGATTGGGAGACTTGCTGTGCAAGCGGGTCAAGATGTGCTGGAAGGCAATGAAGTAGAGGAGACGATTCCTGTCCCACTAAAGCTTGTATCAGAAGAATGA